A genomic segment from Mus musculus strain C57BL/6J chromosome 13, GRCm38.p6 C57BL/6J encodes:
- the Taf9 gene encoding transcription initiation factor TFIID subunit 9 produces the protein MESGKMASPKSMPKDAQMMAQILKDMGITEYEPRVINQMLEFAFRYVTTILDDAKIYSSHAKKATVDADDVRLAIQCRADQSFTSPPPRDFLLDIARQRNQTPLPLIKPYSGPRLPPDRYCLTAPNYRLKSLQKKAPAPAGRITVPRLSVGSVSSRPSTPTLGTPTPQTMSVSTKVGTPMSLTGQRFTVQMPASQSPAVKASIPATSTVQNVLINPSLIGSKNILITTNMVSQNTAESANALKRKREDDDDDDDDDDDDDYDNM, from the coding sequence ATGGAGTCTGGCAAGATGGCGTCTCCCAAGAGCATGCCGAAAGATGCACAGATGATGGCACAAATCCTGAAGGATATGGGGATTACAGAATATGAGCCAAGAGTTATAAATCAGATGCTGGAGTTTGCCTTCCGATATGTGACAACAATTCTAGATGATGCTAAAATTTATTCCAGCCATGCTAAGAAAGCTACTGTTGATGCAGATGACGTACGACTGGCAATCCAGTGCCGTGCTGACCAGTCTTTCACTTCTCCACCCCCGAGagatttcttattagatattgcACGACAAAGAAATCAAACCCCTTTGCCACTGATCAAGCCATATTCAGGTCCTAGATTGCCACCTGATAGGTATTGCTTAACTGCCCCAAACTATAGGCTTAAGTCTTTACAGAAAAAGGCACCTGCTCCTGCAGGAAGAATAACAGTTCCAAGGTTAAGTGTTGGTTCAGTTTCTAGTAGACCAAGTACTCCCACCCTAGGTACACCGACTCCACAAACCATGTCTGTTTCAACTAAAGTAGGCACCCCAATGTCCCTCACAGGACAGAGGTTTACAGTACAGATGCCTGCTTCTCAGTCCCCTGCTGTAAAAGCTTCTATACCTGCAACATCAACAGTTCAGAATGTTCTTATTAATCCATCGTTAATTGGGTCCAAAAACATTCTTATTACTACTAATATGGTATCACAGAATACAGCCGAGTCAGCAAATGCACTGAAACGGAAACGTGAagacgatgatgatgacgatgatgacgatgatgatgatgactatGATAATATGTAG
- the Ak6 gene encoding adenylate kinase isoenzyme 6 has protein sequence MKLPNILLTGTPGVGKTTLGKELASRSGLKYVNVGDLAREGQLYDGYDEEYGCPILDEDRVVDELEHQMQEGGVIVDYHGCDFFPERWFHIVFVLRTDNGVLYKRLETRGYNEKKLQDNIQCEIFQVLYEEAIASYKEEIVHQLPSNEPEQLEDNINQISKWIEQWVKDHNP, from the exons ATGAAGCTTCCGAATATCCTGCTCACCG GTACACCAGGGGTTGGAAAAACCACACTAGGCAAAGAACTTGCATCAAGATCAGGCCTGAAGTACGTTAACGTGGGAGATCTAGCTCGAGAAG GGCAGTTATACGACGGCTACGATGAGGAGTATGGCTGTCCCATTCTAGATGAGGATAGG GTTGTCGATGAGTTAGAGCATCAGATGCAGGAGGGCGGTGTGATTGTGGATTACCACGGCTGTGACTTCTTCCCCGAACGCTGGTTTCATATAGTGTTTGTGTTGAGAACAGATAATGGTGTATTGTATAAACGACTTGAAACAAG GGGTTATAATGAGAAGAAACTACAAGACAATATTCAGTGTGAGATTTTTCAAGTTCTTTATGAAGAAGCCATAGCATCTTACAAAGAAGAAATCGTGCATCAGCTGCCCAGTAATGAACCAGAACAGCTCGAGGACAATATCAACCAAATCTCAAAATGGATTGAGCAGTGGGTCAAAGATCATAACCCTTAA